The following coding sequences lie in one Benincasa hispida cultivar B227 chromosome 6, ASM972705v1, whole genome shotgun sequence genomic window:
- the LOC120079136 gene encoding probable pectinesterase 56, whose translation MHDSGEPYSKQVKVSEIPSVSGHEDLITEHIPTKVAKDSCDSLSNVISPSELIDPIVHDSGLSFNIDVEMNVSTVKLTDSILRLTASDFACVSDKNEEMNEQVTKRSVDQLPTVETMKKVVRESFEIDRTNVDSGQINTGDASTSSESSKDSSDEEDVEKMSESPKERRFNCTVSLDGTGNFVKVNDAIAAAPNFSTTRFYIHVKPGIYNEIVQVPSQKTFIALIGDHTSTTIIVNNRSNATGFSAATTATLSKLQFFSIIILARLFAVNGENFMAQFLTFENSAGPKGGQAIAVYDQTKNTAYYKCVFLGYQDTLFAASVPQFFKEWDIYGSIDFIFGNGLTVFQDCNIYARLLSIESTITAQSKDASDASSGFVFQNCNVTVSPEIASSKDKVMVFLGRP comes from the exons ATGCATGATAGTGGTGAACCCTATAGTAAACAAGTTAAGGTTTCTGAAATTCCTTCCGTCTCGGGTCATGAGGATCTTATCACTGAACATATTCCCACAAAAGTTGCTAAAGATAGTTGTGATTCTCTATCTAATGTGATTAGTCCATCTGAATTAATTGATCCTATTGTGCACGACTCTGGGTTGAGTTTTAATATTGATGTTGAGATGAATGTATCTACTGTTAAACTAACTGATTCTATTCTTCGATTGACTGCATCTGATTTTGCTTGTGTTTCTGATAAAAATGAAGAGATGAATGAACAAGTAACTAAAAGGTCTGTTGATCAGTTACCTACGGTTGAGACTATGAagaaggtggttagagagagtTTTGAAATAGATAGAACAAATGTTGACTCTGGTCAAATAAATACTG GAGATGCAAGTACTAGTTCTGAGTCATCCAAAGACAGTtctgatgaagaagatgttGAAAAGATGTCTGAGTCCCCTAAAGAGCGACG TTTCAATTGCACAGTGTCTTTAGATGGTACAGGAAATTTTGTTAAAGTTAATGATGCTATAGCAGCAGCACCAAATTTTAGCACGACGAGGTTTTACATTCACGTGAAACCTGGAATTTATAACGAAATTGTTCAAGTTCCAtctcaaaagactttcattgcTTTAATTGGGGATCATACTTCTACCACCATAATTGTTAACAATCGAAGTAATGCAACTGGTTTCTCCGCAGCAACTACTGCAACTCTCAGTAAACTTCAATTCTTCTCCATCATAATCCTAGCTCgtttgtttg CTGTAAATGGAGAAAACTTTATGGCTCAGTTCTTGACCTTTGAAAACTCTGCTGGACCAAAGGGGGGCCAAGCAATTGCTGTTTATGACCAAACCAAAAACACAGCATATTACAAGTGTGTGTTTTTGGGTTATCAAGATACTCTCTTTGCTGCATCAGTTCCCCAATTTTTCAAAGAATGGGATATATATGGAAGCATTGACTTCATTTTCGGAAACGGACTTACAGTATTTCAAGATTGTAATATATATGCTCGATTACTTAGCATTGAGAGTACCATAACGGCACAATCAAAAGATGCTAGTGATGCTTCGAGTGGCTTTGTCTTCCAAAACTGCAATGTGACCGTGTCGCCGGAGATAGCATCAAGTAAAGACAAGGTAATGGTGTTTCTTGGACGGCCATGA